In Engraulis encrasicolus isolate BLACKSEA-1 chromosome 2, IST_EnEncr_1.0, whole genome shotgun sequence, the sequence GGATGGCACTGCTAACGAGTGGGTATCACAATGATTCACACCATGACAAAAACCTCCTCACTGTTCACACTCACTTCTGCTTTCACCAGTGGCAACTGTAACCTTGCAGCTGAACATGCAAAATTGGCTAAAATCAGCAATAGATGTGCATAGTAGAAAATTCACATATTAATTAGGCGTATGTCTTGCCTATGATTAATTCTGTGGGGAAACTCTTTATGGCTAAAATAAAGGGACTGAATCATATCCAGGGATCAAAAACTATGTATGCGCCATTTATACAGTAAAGGTGTACAAAATTTACAGCATCATTATACATGCTTTATGGGTGTGCTTTAAGAAAATACTGGGTCCTAATATTATAAATTATAATATTGTAGGGTCATCAACAGGATGTTGCATTATGATCATCCCAACAGTCTACCATAATAAATCTGTGCAATATGAATGTTTCTCCCCAGAGAACCATAAATCAACTATTGgacgcaggttttgagcattgttttgatctgtatttctctaagatatggatatggatatgaatCCCAACCCTGGAGGCCCCGTGGTGGTTCTCCTCAGGAAGtggagaaagtggaggagaggaagtggagccAGTGAAGTGGAGGTCTGAGGAGAAGTGGGTGTTTCAGTTGCACCTCTCAGTCCTGACACTGAGGAGGTTTTTGTACGGGGGGAGATAGGAGATGAACCACTGTGGTATTCGGACCAGGCACCAAGCTATTTGTCACTGGTGAGTACAGTCTTCATTATTTGAATTTCTGTTTGTGGCAAGTTTTGTCTTTCTTTAGTAGGACAGTTGTGAAATAGTGTCTTTATTGTAAACGATGATATCATGTGAaacatcccaggtgaaaaacccatatacttaaagtgtactttttttgaccgtacttagtacaaagtgtactattttcggcgatttaaagtgcgcttcattgcactattagtgcgctgaagcactactaaagcagtacttcagcacacttgcagcacactgaggatgctaaattggcaccgcttttggacaactttaagtgcactacaagcatacttttgaaagtatgctccaaacacgcttttcatgcattcgtatggcattaagagtgtgcttgagtacacttctataacattttattgtcactagaagttcaataaaagtatattaacttcatgcttctttggactacattggaacattttaagtctgtaaaaagtatatcattaagtattgtaaatatataacaggtatgcttgaagtatatttacagtacactcccaagtacatgaaataatataaatgtaatactacaatccatgctgatCCTCAACTTGTACATTACAcatagccacatgtcacagtagacaGTATGCACGcctcgcacgtctgatatttacaatcattgcattgttacagagatttcagatacacatttctcTCTATTTCAATCTTGTCCTACAGTTGATCACATGAATTGATCTCTAATGATGACCCTCTATTCTATGTTTGAACAACtaattccaacttacctcccaccataatatcatgggaagtgtgagcctatatataccagaacatatacgtgaccatcataatgacggtgggaacatgctatttttttgtgtaccactttaaaatttaaaaactcctacaataaacacagaatataacaatgagtaatattttcatgcaaaccaccaaaatattccttcaggatgaatggctttctgtttgagaaatttagctccaagaagtgcattgcatgatgggacatgtatgatggtgcatgatgggtaaatgcactttgtgtaagcacactttgaagatatttgggtgaagtacaatcatggtgcacttagaaaaagtgtacttgcaatatgttaaagcgatttacttcaaagcgcactatagaaaatcacacttagaAAACATtcgggtgaagtgtaatcatattgcacttttaaaaagtacaattgcaatatgttttaaaaaaatacacttttagtaaattcactattagaacactattagtatattcctctaaatacactttagccaaacatcttcgaagtccacttgaagtatggttcgctaagtgtactttctttgagagcaacttaattacatctaattttaagtacactttaaataagcatattgtaaacatactttttcttggcacaaaaagcacgagtgcacttttaacatgctaagtacacttcaggcatgcttttattgtactaaattgatccactttttcacctgggatcaattaaatacatttaaatagatagAGCCCAAGGGCTAAGTTGATATGAGGAACTAATATGTAGCTTCAATTTTGCGAATGTCCAACAGCAATTAATAGATTTCTCTTGACCTTGTTTGTCTGTACAGACTATGAACTCTATTTTTATTAACGTAATAAAATGAAATTTGCCACATTTGGCTCCATTTTTACCTATCATATGTTCATttaataattgaagagttcagatgcaaaaccccctaagtgccttttcagaaaataatcttaattcatttttatgaaAAAGCTATCaaagttatatattttttatttcatttatgtaatataactatttatatgtgttATCAAGTGCATaactgtaaaccaaaccaacaacggggttctctaaaaatatagaaatgcaaatcttcagaaatggagttgggGGTTttagcatctgaactcttcaattgtaacTAATGAAATGAATAGGTCTCTTCTAAAATGCCAAAAACTCCATATAAATATTTTATAggccttttttttattattcgaTTTTAAGACAGCATTAGGAAAATTAGAACTGCATTGATGTTATCTACAGTAATATTTTCCATAACAAATTTAAACATTGAAATGCTGGTTTCAAGGATATGAACagataaataaaaacatttaGGTTTTGAAAATGGGCACATAACATTTTATAAAAGAGCTCCTCAATTGCAGTATTTCTACCTCTCTGCTCATATTATGCGGTATAATtattgtctctctttttctgtgttgCTATTATGTTCATGTCCAGATCGAACATATACTTAGTCTTTAAATGATTGATTATCAAGTGTCCACATTGACAATGTCGAAAATAAAATTAGGTAGGCCTACCGGTACACCTTATTGTTCTAGTGAAATGTTCATTTGCGGATTCGATATAAAATGAGCAggaactgttaaaaaaaaacgagagcaaagaaatactgtatatacttcCACAAAAATGGTTGGTCAAGTGACACCAAAAACAGTTTCTAAACCTGGAGGTTTCCAATACTGTATGTGAAGTTAATTACTGTTGCATGGAAATATTCTGAATGTAATGCATCACTTCACTTGCATCGCAACATTTTATACTATCGCATGTGtgagatgtactgtacatgtgtgtcatCAACTTctgctcaaagtgtgtgtgtgtgtgtgtgtgtgtgtgtgtgtgtgtgtgtgtgcgtgcgtgcgtgcgtgcgtgcgtgcctgcctgcctgcctgcctgcctgcctgcctgcctgcctgcgtgcgtgcgtgcgtgcgtgcgtgcgtgcgtgcgtgcgtgcgtgcgtgtgtgtgtttcagacccTACACCGCCAACTCCATCTCTGACTGTCTTCCCCCCATCTCGTGATGAGCTGCAGGGGGACAgtgtgagggtggtgtgtgtggctgaggaCGTGTCCTCTGGCCTGGCTGATGTCAGCTGGCTACTCGGTGGGAACCCTCTCAGCAGTGGCATCAGCACCAGCTCTACTCAGCAGCAGCCCAACGGCAGGTTCCGACTCAGCAGCATCCTGACCATCCAGACAGCTGTTTGGTCCAGTGGCAAAGACGTGACCTGTCAGGTGACCAGTTCTGGCCCCACAGCCTCCAAGACCATCAGCCAGTCAGACTGCTCTGACTGATGCAACAGGGACGCCTAACTCTGCATGTGCTGTCCCTATTAGCGAGCTTTTCTAGAGTGTGCCTCatagtatgatttttttttctttagttaTTTAAGACTATCTTAAATAATTAATTTTAAAATATCCTTTGATACCTTTCTTTAACTCTCTAATTTTGTTCAAATAAAGAgcattttatatacagtacttTTTAAATTGTAGTTTAATCATGACCTGTTGTATTTAACTGTATTTGATTCATACCAACATTTAATACATTCTTAAAATCAATATCATTTAAATGGCTTTAAGGCAGGGGATTTCCCAGAAGTCACTAGGAAAGTACCTGATGTTTCTAAACGATAGTCAAAGTTCCATGTAAATCTGGTGGTTTCTTTGCCACACATGGCTGCTCAAGTGGCAGAACAAGAACGGTTTCTAACCTGCAGGTGTGGATTTCAGATACGTTAAGTATTCTTACATGAACATATTCAGAATCCACAATACATCAAAATCATTTGCTACAACCCAAACAATTCATGCAGCAGTTTGAGTGCTGGTTAACAGTGTATAGCATAACACAGCATAACAGGCCTTTCACAAccagcaagcaaactaggcaaataGGGGACCCAGGTGGACCCATAATGCATCAGTTCATACCACATGCAATTCATAGAATAGCCTCAGgcaaagataacacacacacacacacacacacacgacacacacacatacacacacacacacacacacacacacacacacacacacacacacacacacacacacacacacacacacacacacacacacacacacacacacacaatgccttttCAAGAATAAGAACCAGTTTTCGCAACATTTTCCTGATCTTCAAGACTCATCATTCTAACGTGAGATTGCACACTACACTGGCCTCATTCCTGCTTTGtatccaaaaacaaacaaataaagaatTAAGAAATATCAGACTAAAAGTGTTTACTTTTCATTCAGAGAGCAACCAAATTCAAGGCAGTACAGCCCCAGGGCAAAAGGTCACATGTTGTATTAGTAAGTAATGTTTGTATTActttattttatatacagtattttattgtatttattttatgtgATGTCAAATGAACAGTATATTTATGAGTAGGACCACATGGTGTCAGTGTTGAGCCAAGAGCCATCTCATGTCTGATGAGATGTTACGTAAAGATGATCACCATCAGCCAAAGCCTCAGGCCCAGCCAGAAGATCAACAGGCATCCTGACCTCTTCAAGACATTCAAGACAGTCATATTGCTGTCACCACCATCTTTGTTCTTACTATATTGTCCTTAAGGTGGTCGCAAAACAAGTGGCCATGCTGGAACTGACAGCCCAAAGATCTCCAGCAAGAAACCACTCTGAGATTAACCTCTCCAAGTACGTAGGAATGGTCAGTGACCATCAGCATTCAGGATGGAGGGTTAAGTTAGCCTGGACTTACCATACTCTCATactaatttcagtcatacagagAGTCTGACACAGCTAAATTTAGAAAACGATAACTGGTGGGAGGGGCAAACTTTAATTCAAAGCTCAAAAACCCTAACTCTGATCCAGCCCAAAGACCcccaaaaaagtgaaagtgaaagcccattgggaaactccaactcccattgtcattgtgacacagcactccacagcacactagtgaacactgcacactgcacacaacgaaattgcatttatgcctcacccgtgcaagggggcagccctcagtggcgccccatggggagcagtgcggtgggacggtaccatgctcagggtacctcagtcatggaggaggatgggggagagcactggttgattactccccccaccaacctggcgggtcgggagtcgaaccggcaacctctgggatgcaagtctgacgccctaaccgctcacccatgactgcccaaaactCCATGAGTCCAGGAACATCACTGATTTGTCCAGAGGCATAAGCATACTGACAGTGGTAGCGATGGACGGAGGTCATTCCGCTTATTAAGTCCTTAAAGAGACCTAAAAATGGTCAAATTCACTTTGTGCACCTTTCCGACACTGGAAAAGAAATGTCATGATTCAAAACAAAAGTTAGATTGTGTTGAAAGTCTATCACCCACATCTCCATGTAAACTAAGATAGCATCCTTAATTATGTCCCCACTGTTCAACCCAAATATTCTATTGGATGATAATTGAtggtccctcccctcccccacctgtgtgtgtccttataGGAGGATCCTGCAGTCTGTCTGCTCCCACTGcacctctgctcatctctctgcTGGACAGCAAGAGccgctgcttcacacacacacacacacacacacacacacacacacacacacacacacacacactgccaacatgCTGGGGACACTCTgcactctcctcactgctctgACATGTAAGACACCACTGCAGGCTTTGCTGTGTCTCTGCTCTATGGGAGAGTGGCCCTATGGCTGTTACATGTGTGCTCTTGTTCTTTTCAGGTGGCAGTGCTGTGACTGTAGTCACACAGACGCCTGCTGTTGTCacggtgaggaaaggagagtcgGCCACTCTGCACTGCAATCTGGGGACTGTGACTAGCAGTGAAGCTTGGTGGTATAAACGGGTTCCAGGAGAGACTCCTCAGTACATGCTGAGGTTTTACCATGGTGACAGTTCTGTCTACTATGGCTCTGGTTTCTCATCTCCTAAATTTGATTGCAAGCATTCCTCTCGTAGTGATTACAGTCTGATCATTAATACTGTAGAGGTGGGAGACTCTGCTGTGTATTACTGTCAGACGTGGGATAGTACTGCTGAAGAGCACGTATCACAGTGATTCACACCATGACAAAAACCTCCTCACTGCTCACACTCACTTCTGCTTTCACCAGTGCCAACTGTAACCTTGCAGCTGAACATATGAATGCAAAATGAATCAGCAATAGATGTGCATAGTGGAATATTCCCATATTAATTAGACCCATGAGTGAAACCTTGTCTATGATTCATTCTGT encodes:
- the LOC134437000 gene encoding immunoglobulin lambda-1 light chain-like; this translates as MLGTLCTLLTALTCGSAVTVVTQTPAVVTVRKGESATLHCNLGTVTNYPVYWYKQVPGETTQYMLRFHKSYISVQYGSGFSSPKFDSKCSSKTDCSLIINTVEVGDSAVYYCAVEDGTANEWVFGPGTKLFVTDPTPPTPSLTVFPPSRDELQGDSVRVVCVAEDVSSGLADVSWLLGGNPLSSGISTSSTQQQPNGRFRLSSILTIQTAVWSSGKDVTCQVTSSGPTASKTISQSDCSD
- the LOC134464198 gene encoding immunoglobulin lambda-1 light chain-like, coding for MLGTLCTLLTALTCGSAVTVVTQTPAVVTVRKGESATLHCNLGTVTSSEAWWYKRVPGETPQYMLRFYHGDSSVYYGSGFSSPKFDCKHSSRSDYSLIINTVEVGDSAVYYCQTWDSTAEEHVFGPGTKLFVTDPTPPTPSLTVFPPSREDLSGDRVRVVCVAEDVSSGLAHVSWLLGGNPLSSGISTSSTQQQPNGRFRLSSILTIQTAVWSSGKDVTCQVTSSGPTASKTISQSDCSD